One part of the Prunus persica cultivar Lovell chromosome G5, Prunus_persica_NCBIv2, whole genome shotgun sequence genome encodes these proteins:
- the LOC109949245 gene encoding uncharacterized protein LOC109949245, with translation MVSAKEQIACEDHLLDPFVENFVLEIKVHFGDGVSRGGRQTLEWRASIAKHFIEEWEWQLSILPRLLSLSERQRQWKEALTVLRPAPSKLLNLCMQRAKYDSGEGVHRFSLSAEDKAEAQPKGRSGITII, from the exons ATGGTGTCTGCTAAAGAACAAATAGCATGCGAAGATCACCTGTTAGACCCTTTTGTTGAGAATTTCGTACTGGAAATCAAAGTCCACTTCGG TGATGGCGTAAGTAGGGGTGGAAGACAAACATTGGAGTGGAGAGCGTCAATTGCTAAACATTTCATTGAAGAGTGGGAATGGCAGTTGTCAATTTTGCCGCGTCTTCTTTCGTTATCTGAACGCCAGCGGCAGTGGAAGGAGGCATTAACTGTATTACGTCCCGCACCATCTAAGCTACTTAACCT TTGCATGCAAAGAGCAAAGTATGACAGTGGGGAAGGAGTGCATCGATTTTCATTGTCTGCAGAAGATAAAGCTGAGGCCCAGCCAAAAGGAAGATCTGGAATTACCATTATTTGA